A genomic region of Capnocytophaga canimorsus contains the following coding sequences:
- a CDS encoding DUF2853 family protein has product MSKRDELIEKYAADLKEKVGVTPDLEFLTKVTVGLGPSIYNADSSTVAGSDQSELDRIKQNFLVKKLGLKDSPELDKAIESVLEQYGKSNKSKYRAVVYYLLAKHFKKESVYNK; this is encoded by the coding sequence ATGAGCAAAAGAGACGAACTTATTGAAAAGTACGCTGCTGATTTAAAAGAAAAAGTAGGCGTAACCCCAGATTTAGAATTTCTTACCAAAGTAACTGTTGGTTTGGGTCCATCCATTTACAATGCTGATTCATCGACTGTTGCAGGGTCTGACCAATCAGAGTTAGACCGTATCAAACAAAATTTCTTAGTTAAAAAATTAGGTTTAAAAGACAGTCCTGAGTTGGATAAAGCCATTGAAAGTGTTTTAGAGCAGTACGGCAAATCGAACAAATCAAAATATCGTGCGGTGGTGTACTACTTATTAGCCAAACACTTCAAAAAAGAAAGCGTATACAACAAATAG
- a CDS encoding S41 family peptidase, giving the protein MKRFFLLGTLAVMLFSCKDDFDDNIKPTEKNDNLIVQDFIWQGLNTYYLWQENVPELADNRFATTLSQTHLGNPKYATFLKNHPDPEKFFYSLLHQYKKIDRFSYIVDDYTELERDFQGISLSSGMNFGLTTYGSSDGVLGFVRYILPNSDAQAQGIERGDIFIGIDGQPLNLNNYRALLFNDKPSMSFEVYRIESQIIENKPVNRIVPTGKVVTLNKTEIKENPIHKHQVITLANGEKVGYLMYNQFVGSDEANQALNNVFGQFKNENIQHFILDLRYNGGGSVQTATYLASMITGQFTGKVFAKERWNKKLQKVMEERRSTDNLFTDKIVLNNNHSESINSLNLNKIYIITSNGTASASELIINGLKPHIKVIQVGDITVGKNQGSVTLYDIIDKQGTRNPKHKWAMQPLVLKIENSLGQGDYTSGITPDISIEEDLSKMGQLGQSSDPLLKKVLDHLTGSGKPQPEMPQMPVKPFANSKSFNPIANEMYLEVNPLNTK; this is encoded by the coding sequence ATGAAACGATTTTTTTTACTTGGCACTTTGGCAGTTATGCTTTTTTCGTGCAAAGATGATTTTGATGACAACATAAAACCCACTGAAAAAAATGACAACCTTATAGTTCAAGATTTTATCTGGCAAGGGCTTAATACGTATTACCTTTGGCAGGAAAATGTTCCTGAATTAGCGGATAATCGCTTCGCAACTACCCTTTCTCAAACCCATTTAGGAAACCCAAAATATGCTACGTTTCTCAAAAATCATCCCGACCCCGAAAAATTCTTCTATTCCTTACTCCATCAATATAAAAAAATAGACCGATTCAGCTATATTGTTGATGATTATACCGAATTGGAGCGCGATTTTCAAGGGATTTCATTAAGTTCGGGAATGAATTTCGGACTAACCACATACGGCAGCAGCGATGGTGTTTTAGGATTTGTTCGTTACATACTCCCTAATTCCGATGCACAAGCTCAAGGCATTGAACGCGGTGATATTTTTATAGGCATTGACGGACAACCCTTAAACCTGAACAACTACCGAGCATTACTTTTTAACGATAAACCCTCAATGTCTTTTGAAGTTTATCGTATTGAAAGCCAAATTATTGAAAACAAACCCGTAAACAGAATCGTCCCTACGGGAAAAGTCGTTACCCTAAATAAAACAGAAATCAAAGAAAATCCCATACACAAACACCAAGTTATCACCTTAGCCAACGGAGAAAAAGTAGGCTATCTAATGTACAACCAATTCGTAGGGAGTGATGAGGCAAATCAAGCCTTAAACAATGTTTTTGGACAGTTTAAAAACGAAAACATACAGCATTTTATACTTGATTTACGCTACAATGGTGGAGGTTCGGTACAAACAGCAACTTACTTAGCCTCAATGATTACGGGGCAATTCACTGGAAAGGTTTTTGCCAAAGAGCGTTGGAACAAAAAACTACAAAAGGTTATGGAGGAAAGAAGATCTACCGATAATTTATTTACCGACAAAATCGTTTTGAATAATAACCATAGCGAAAGCATCAATAGCCTAAATCTGAATAAAATATATATTATCACTTCCAACGGAACAGCCTCTGCCAGTGAACTGATTATCAATGGGCTAAAACCTCATATCAAAGTAATACAAGTAGGCGATATTACCGTAGGAAAAAATCAAGGTTCAGTTACTCTTTACGATATTATTGATAAACAAGGAACTAGAAACCCCAAACACAAATGGGCAATGCAACCCTTAGTGTTAAAAATAGAAAACAGCTTAGGACAAGGCGATTATACCTCAGGAATTACTCCCGACATCTCAATTGAGGAAGATTTATCAAAAATGGGGCAGTTGGGACAAAGTAGCGATCCGCTACTCAAAAAAGTACTCGATCACCTCACGGGCAGTGGCAAACCTCAGCCTGAAATGCCTCAAATGCCCGTCAAACCCTTTGCCAATAGCAAATCGTTCAACCCTATTGCCAACGAAATGTACTTGGAGGTAAACCCTTTAAACACCAAATAA
- a CDS encoding DUF4252 domain-containing protein: MKTKFIFLVSALFGYFSTQAQSVFDKFEDNSEVTTVVVSQKMFQMLSKIDSKDPEAKEFMDVANKLTGLKIFTTSNKSVGQKMSDEVKKYLSTASLSELMRVKDKDSNVKFYVKQGRDADHVSELLMFIVDSSDSQTVLLTLTGDIDLNKIGALTGNMNLPEEFKSIKK; encoded by the coding sequence ATGAAGACAAAATTTATTTTTTTAGTAAGTGCTTTATTCGGATATTTTAGTACACAAGCACAATCCGTATTTGATAAATTTGAAGATAATAGCGAGGTAACTACCGTAGTGGTTTCTCAAAAAATGTTTCAGATGCTCTCAAAAATAGACTCAAAAGACCCTGAAGCTAAGGAATTTATGGATGTAGCTAACAAACTTACTGGGCTTAAAATTTTCACAACCTCTAATAAATCGGTAGGGCAGAAAATGAGTGATGAGGTCAAAAAATATTTATCTACAGCTTCGCTTTCTGAGCTAATGCGCGTAAAAGACAAAGACTCAAACGTGAAGTTTTATGTAAAACAAGGTAGAGATGCCGACCACGTTTCGGAATTATTGATGTTTATTGTGGATAGTTCAGACTCCCAAACCGTTCTACTTACCCTTACAGGCGATATTGATCTTAACAAAATAGGAGCATTAACTGGGAATATGAACCTTCCTGAGGAGTTCAAAAGTATAAAGAAATAG
- the menD gene encoding 2-succinyl-5-enolpyruvyl-6-hydroxy-3-cyclohexene-1-carboxylic-acid synthase: MKQPAIALAQYVIQACKAKNIKNIVISPGSRNAPLTIGFSNHPFFNCYSIVDERCAAFFALGIAQQIRQPVAVVCTSGSALLNYYPAISEAFYSNIPLVVISADRPSDKIDIGDGQTIRQRNVFANHIADSANLSEAITAEKSNVYLLNRALNTAIQQQLPVHINVPFEEPLYLTTEEEVYFESITPVTPESYLPDVALSDFIKAWNDSPKKMILVGVLAPNTLEQAFINQLAQDPSVLVLTETTSNLHHVNFIPYIDKLLTFCEQSEALKEQLRPDLLLTFGGLVVSKKIKQFLRKYQPKYHYHIDLYRGYDSYFCLTHHFQAEINFFWQRTFPNLTKVASDYQSQWLKVNDLIHKKHLQYVSDVAYSDMKVYKKIFEEIPQDYTIQLSNSSTVRYAQLFKCNPSWKVFCNRGTSGIDGSISTAIGASVGAEAKTLLITGDLSFFYDSNALWNKYIRKDFRIILINNQGGGIFRILPGDKSDKHFETYFETPHTLTAEHLCKMYGLDYQKADNFEDFNTKWFDFFAPSLCPKLLEVQTPRLENDKVLLEYFQLLKK, translated from the coding sequence ATGAAACAACCTGCCATAGCTCTTGCACAATATGTCATTCAGGCGTGTAAGGCGAAAAATATAAAAAACATAGTAATATCGCCTGGTTCGCGTAATGCTCCACTAACCATAGGTTTTTCAAATCACCCGTTTTTTAATTGTTACAGCATTGTTGATGAACGATGTGCGGCTTTCTTTGCATTAGGAATTGCACAGCAGATACGTCAGCCCGTAGCTGTAGTTTGTACTTCAGGTTCTGCATTGCTTAATTACTATCCAGCCATTAGTGAGGCTTTTTATAGTAATATTCCTTTGGTTGTGATTTCGGCTGACCGTCCTTCGGATAAAATTGACATTGGTGATGGGCAAACCATTCGCCAACGAAATGTATTTGCCAATCATATTGCAGATAGCGCTAACCTTTCAGAGGCAATTACCGCTGAAAAAAGTAATGTTTATCTGCTCAACAGGGCATTAAATACAGCGATTCAGCAGCAATTGCCTGTGCACATTAATGTACCTTTTGAAGAGCCGCTATATCTAACTACTGAAGAAGAGGTTTATTTCGAGTCGATTACTCCCGTAACCCCAGAGTCGTATTTGCCCGATGTTGCTCTCTCCGATTTTATAAAAGCTTGGAACGATAGCCCTAAAAAAATGATTTTGGTTGGGGTATTAGCGCCCAATACTTTGGAACAAGCGTTTATAAACCAATTGGCGCAAGACCCTTCGGTATTGGTGCTTACTGAAACGACCTCTAATTTACATCACGTAAATTTTATTCCGTATATCGATAAGTTGCTGACTTTCTGTGAGCAATCGGAAGCTCTGAAAGAGCAGTTACGTCCCGATTTATTGCTGACATTCGGAGGGTTGGTAGTGTCTAAAAAAATAAAACAATTCTTACGAAAATATCAACCTAAATATCACTATCATATTGATTTATACCGAGGATATGATTCGTATTTTTGTTTAACACATCATTTTCAGGCTGAAATCAACTTCTTTTGGCAACGGACGTTTCCTAATCTGACTAAGGTTGCTTCCGATTATCAAAGTCAATGGCTTAAAGTCAATGATTTAATTCATAAAAAGCATTTGCAATATGTGAGTGATGTCGCATATTCCGATATGAAGGTTTACAAGAAGATATTTGAAGAAATTCCGCAAGATTATACCATTCAGCTTAGTAACAGTTCTACGGTGCGATATGCACAATTGTTCAAATGCAACCCCAGCTGGAAAGTATTTTGTAATCGCGGAACTAGTGGCATTGATGGAAGCATTTCTACAGCCATAGGTGCTTCGGTAGGGGCAGAAGCAAAAACCTTACTTATTACTGGTGATTTGAGCTTCTTTTATGATAGTAATGCGTTGTGGAACAAATACATCCGTAAAGATTTTCGTATTATACTCATTAACAACCAAGGCGGAGGTATTTTCAGAATTTTACCTGGTGATAAATCGGATAAGCATTTTGAGACTTATTTTGAAACCCCGCACACCCTTACCGCTGAACATCTTTGTAAAATGTACGGATTGGATTATCAAAAGGCAGATAATTTTGAGGATTTCAATACAAAATGGTTTGATTTTTTCGCTCCTTCGTTATGTCCGAAGTTGTTAGAAGTGCAAACTCCAAGGCTTGAAAATGATAAAGTTTTGTTAGAATACTTTCAGCTTCTGAAAAAATAG
- a CDS encoding 1,4-dihydroxy-2-naphthoate polyprenyltransferase, translating to MKLKTFIQAARLRTLPLSVSGIVMGSALAYSQDLFRSDIFIWALTTTILLQVLSNFANDYGDGVKGTDNHNRIGPQRALQSGKVTRSEMKTAVAVTALLAVLAAVILIYKAFGRDHIIYIVVFMLLGVLSVVAAIKYTVGKSAYGYRGLGDVFVFLFFGWLSVLGSYFLYVHHLPWKVILPATAIGFLSVAVLNLNNMRDYENDKAVGKNTLVVKIGIQWAKYYHYYLVILAMFLMLTYSVLHLHTHWKLLYWIAFLPLIAHLIRVKKNKELKVLDKELKVVALSTFLLSVLFFIGLLF from the coding sequence ATGAAATTAAAAACTTTTATACAAGCGGCACGACTACGAACCTTGCCCCTTTCCGTTTCGGGTATTGTTATGGGGAGTGCTTTGGCTTACAGCCAAGACCTATTTCGTTCCGATATTTTTATATGGGCACTGACCACCACCATTTTGCTACAAGTTCTCTCCAATTTTGCCAATGACTATGGCGATGGAGTCAAAGGCACGGACAATCACAACCGCATCGGACCTCAACGTGCCTTGCAAAGTGGTAAAGTCACCCGAAGTGAAATGAAAACCGCCGTAGCAGTAACTGCCTTACTTGCCGTATTAGCCGCCGTCATTCTGATATATAAGGCTTTTGGCAGAGACCATATTATATACATTGTTGTTTTTATGCTTTTGGGAGTACTTTCCGTAGTGGCAGCGATTAAATATACGGTAGGCAAATCGGCTTATGGCTATCGAGGTTTGGGCGATGTGTTCGTATTTCTATTTTTCGGTTGGCTTAGCGTTTTAGGTTCGTACTTTTTGTACGTTCATCACTTGCCTTGGAAGGTGATTTTACCCGCCACAGCCATTGGCTTTTTGAGTGTTGCCGTACTGAATTTGAACAATATGCGTGACTATGAAAACGACAAAGCCGTAGGTAAAAATACGTTGGTGGTTAAAATCGGGATACAATGGGCGAAATACTACCATTATTACTTGGTGATTTTGGCAATGTTCCTGATGCTGACTTACTCCGTACTTCACCTTCACACACATTGGAAACTTTTATACTGGATTGCTTTTCTGCCTTTGATCGCTCATCTGATACGAGTAAAAAAGAATAAAGAACTCAAAGTTTTAGACAAAGAACTTAAAGTAGTAGCTTTAAGCACTTTTTTGCTTTCAGTGCTGTTTTTTATTGGACTATTGTTTTAG
- a CDS encoding BlaI/MecI/CopY family transcriptional regulator codes for MSQSIKTLTKAEEEIMQVLWQLGKGTVNDIIAQLNDPKPAYNTVSTVVRILENKGFVSHEPQGRGFIYFPIVSKEIYSHKSLKDLAENYFKGSFKSMLSFFVEKKDIDLKDVEDLLQKLKKEK; via the coding sequence ATGTCTCAATCTATAAAAACGCTTACTAAAGCTGAAGAAGAAATTATGCAAGTATTGTGGCAATTGGGTAAAGGTACAGTCAATGATATCATTGCACAGCTGAATGACCCCAAACCTGCCTACAACACAGTATCAACAGTGGTTCGGATATTGGAAAATAAAGGATTTGTCAGTCACGAGCCACAAGGTAGAGGATTTATCTATTTTCCAATAGTATCGAAGGAAATTTACAGTCACAAATCACTTAAAGACTTGGCTGAAAATTATTTTAAAGGTTCTTTTAAATCAATGCTTTCTTTCTTTGTTGAAAAAAAGGACATCGACTTAAAAGATGTAGAAGACCTATTACAAAAACTTAAAAAGGAAAAGTGA
- the fsa gene encoding fructose-6-phosphate aldolase produces MKFFIDTANLNQIREAQDLGVLDGVTTNPSLMAKEGITGEQNILKHYVDICNIVDGDVSAEVIATDFEGIVKEGEMLAALHPQIVVKVPMIKDGVKAIKYFSDNGIRTNCTLVFSAGQALLAAKAGATYVSPFIGRLDDISTDGLQLIEDIRLIYDNYGFETQILAASVRHTMHVLQCAKIGADVMTGPLSAILGLLKHPLTDSGLAQFLADYKKGN; encoded by the coding sequence ATGAAATTCTTTATTGACACAGCAAACCTAAATCAAATCCGTGAAGCACAAGACTTGGGGGTTTTGGACGGAGTTACTACCAATCCTTCCCTTATGGCAAAAGAAGGCATCACTGGGGAGCAAAACATTTTGAAACACTATGTGGATATTTGTAACATCGTGGATGGTGATGTATCGGCAGAGGTTATTGCCACCGACTTTGAAGGCATCGTTAAAGAAGGGGAGATGTTGGCTGCACTACACCCACAAATTGTGGTTAAAGTTCCGATGATTAAAGACGGGGTAAAGGCAATCAAATATTTTTCCGACAACGGAATACGTACCAATTGTACGCTTGTTTTTTCTGCTGGACAAGCCCTTTTAGCTGCTAAGGCAGGGGCTACTTATGTGTCGCCTTTTATTGGTCGGTTAGATGATATCTCCACTGATGGCTTACAACTCATTGAAGATATTCGTTTGATTTACGATAATTACGGTTTTGAAACCCAAATTTTGGCAGCTTCGGTGCGCCACACGATGCACGTTTTGCAATGTGCTAAAATCGGTGCCGATGTAATGACAGGTCCGCTTTCCGCTATTTTAGGATTGCTCAAACACCCACTTACCGACAGTGGCTTGGCACAATTCTTAGCCGATTACAAAAAAGGAAATTAA
- a CDS encoding 1,4-dihydroxy-2-naphthoyl-CoA synthase, whose amino-acid sequence MEINWQTVKEYEDITYKKCNGVARIAFNRPEVRNAFRPKTTSELYNAFYHVYEDASVGVVILTGEGPSPKDGGHAFCSGGDQKARGHQGYVGEDGRHRLNILEVQRLIRFMPKVVIAAVNGWAVGGGHSLHVVCDLTLASEEHAIFKQTDADVTSFDGGYGSAYLAKMVGQKKAREIFFLGRNYSAQEAFEMGMVNKVVPHARLEEEAYEWAQEILAKSPTSIRMLKFAMNLTDDGMVGQQVFAGEATRLAYMTDEAKEGRNAFLEKRKPDFGENQWIS is encoded by the coding sequence ATGGAAATAAATTGGCAAACTGTAAAAGAATACGAAGATATTACTTATAAAAAATGTAACGGCGTGGCAAGAATCGCCTTTAACCGACCAGAAGTACGTAACGCTTTCCGCCCGAAAACCACTTCTGAGCTTTACAACGCTTTCTATCACGTGTACGAAGATGCAAGTGTAGGCGTGGTAATCCTCACTGGGGAAGGTCCCAGCCCCAAAGATGGCGGACACGCATTTTGCAGTGGTGGCGACCAAAAAGCACGTGGGCATCAAGGTTATGTAGGCGAAGACGGCAGACACCGACTCAACATATTAGAAGTACAACGACTTATCCGATTTATGCCCAAAGTAGTCATCGCTGCCGTAAACGGATGGGCAGTAGGTGGCGGACACTCACTTCACGTAGTGTGTGACCTTACCTTAGCCAGTGAAGAACACGCCATTTTCAAACAAACCGATGCCGATGTTACCAGCTTTGACGGAGGCTATGGCTCAGCGTATTTGGCAAAAATGGTAGGACAGAAAAAAGCTCGTGAAATCTTCTTTTTAGGGCGAAATTACTCCGCACAGGAGGCGTTTGAAATGGGAATGGTCAATAAAGTAGTGCCTCACGCTCGTTTGGAAGAGGAAGCATATGAGTGGGCTCAAGAAATCCTTGCCAAATCGCCAACTTCTATCCGTATGCTGAAATTTGCGATGAACCTCACCGACGATGGAATGGTAGGGCAACAAGTGTTCGCTGGCGAAGCTACCCGCCTTGCCTATATGACCGACGAAGCCAAGGAAGGACGCAACGCATTTTTAGAGAAAAGAAAACCTGACTTTGGGGAGAATCAGTGGATTAGTTAA
- a CDS encoding DUF4252 domain-containing protein: MNRLKFVRLMSLFLLLFMGISCQNQSLQRYMVEKSERPNFTNLTMNPNDFLGAIATQQEKVSFLTRVDKINVLSYERQDEITFEKELSEAKQMIKNQNLNELVRFNEKNISTQVLYMGTDENIREVILFFVEKRNRFAITRIITQGVHIDEISQLVSLLQLQK; the protein is encoded by the coding sequence ATGAACCGATTAAAATTTGTAAGACTGATGAGTCTTTTCCTACTTTTGTTTATGGGGATTTCTTGCCAAAACCAAAGTTTGCAACGATATATGGTAGAAAAATCGGAACGTCCTAATTTTACTAATTTAACGATGAATCCGAATGATTTTTTAGGTGCTATAGCTACCCAGCAAGAAAAGGTTTCTTTTCTAACAAGAGTCGATAAAATCAATGTATTATCGTATGAGCGTCAGGACGAAATCACCTTTGAAAAAGAACTTTCCGAAGCAAAACAAATGATTAAAAATCAGAATCTTAACGAATTGGTTCGATTTAATGAGAAAAACATCAGTACACAAGTTTTGTATATGGGTACTGATGAAAATATTCGGGAAGTGATTCTATTTTTTGTTGAAAAGAGAAACCGATTTGCCATCACTCGTATAATTACTCAAGGCGTTCATATTGATGAAATTAGCCAATTAGTAAGCCTTTTGCAACTTCAGAAGTGA
- a CDS encoding SDR family oxidoreductase, with protein MSKIVLITGATSGIGRATAQWLSENGYVVYGTGRSVAQEDLPFKLIRMDVRDGQCVIEAVQRVVAQEKRIDVLINNAGVGITGAVEELPEEALQNVFQTNLFGAIRVIQAVLPYMRNQKSGLIINITSIAGYMGLPFRGGYSASKGALVLISEALRMELKNTGIHVTTIAPGDYATDIASRRYHAPVKANSPYREVYQKSLDLMNQHVDSGGNPIEMAKKIHRIIETKHPKVHYSQGSFLQKFSVILKRILPAKWYEKMLMNHYQLD; from the coding sequence ATGTCAAAAATTGTTTTGATAACGGGGGCAACCTCAGGCATAGGCAGAGCTACTGCACAATGGCTATCTGAAAACGGATACGTAGTTTATGGAACGGGACGCAGTGTAGCGCAGGAAGATTTACCCTTTAAGTTAATCCGTATGGATGTACGTGATGGGCAGTGTGTAATTGAAGCAGTACAACGTGTTGTCGCCCAAGAAAAACGTATAGATGTGTTAATCAATAATGCAGGGGTGGGCATTACCGGAGCGGTTGAAGAACTCCCTGAGGAAGCTTTGCAAAACGTTTTTCAGACCAATCTCTTTGGTGCCATACGAGTCATACAGGCAGTACTTCCCTATATGCGAAATCAAAAATCAGGGCTTATCATTAACATTACCTCCATAGCAGGGTATATGGGTTTGCCTTTTCGAGGGGGGTACTCGGCAAGTAAAGGGGCTTTAGTGCTTATCTCCGAAGCGTTGCGTATGGAACTGAAAAATACGGGAATACACGTAACTACAATCGCACCTGGTGATTATGCTACAGATATCGCTTCGCGCAGATATCACGCTCCGGTAAAAGCCAATTCGCCCTATCGGGAAGTTTATCAAAAATCACTGGATTTGATGAACCAACACGTAGATTCGGGAGGGAATCCTATCGAAATGGCAAAGAAAATACATCGTATTATCGAAACTAAACACCCCAAGGTTCATTATTCACAAGGAAGTTTTCTCCAGAAATTTTCTGTAATACTCAAACGGATTTTACCCGCAAAATGGTACGAAAAAATGTTGATGAATCATTATCAGTTGGATTGA
- a CDS encoding RNA polymerase sigma factor encodes MNQSVFLKSVAPFQDKIFRFAKRLLISTEEAQDALQEVLLKLWQQHQNQHKIKNLEAFAMTLTKNWCFDKLKAKSTDNLSLSHFQYDAKSENSLQKQVETNDMVNLVKQLIDQLPEQQRMIIQLRDIEQYEFEEIEEITGIKQATLRVILSRARKSIREQMVGCYKV; translated from the coding sequence ATGAATCAAAGCGTATTTTTAAAAAGTGTAGCTCCATTTCAAGATAAAATTTTTCGTTTTGCAAAACGATTGCTTATATCCACCGAGGAAGCCCAAGATGCTTTGCAGGAAGTACTATTAAAACTATGGCAACAACATCAAAATCAACACAAAATAAAAAATTTGGAAGCCTTTGCAATGACGCTAACCAAAAATTGGTGTTTTGATAAACTCAAGGCTAAAAGCACTGATAATCTTTCGCTTTCGCACTTTCAGTACGATGCCAAAAGCGAGAACTCACTGCAAAAGCAGGTGGAAACTAACGATATGGTAAACCTCGTAAAACAACTGATTGACCAATTACCCGAACAACAACGAATGATAATACAGTTGCGAGATATTGAACAGTATGAATTTGAAGAGATTGAAGAAATTACTGGAATAAAACAAGCTACCTTACGCGTTATACTATCACGAGCAAGAAAGTCCATTCGAGAGCAGATGGTTGGTTGTTATAAGGTTTGA
- a CDS encoding DUF6095 family protein — protein sequence MIQQGIKKGFQLLAISLPCLFLGPVVIHSAFTNKAHPLFIPVLLIGIAIACFGAIIGFKGIRKIVESL from the coding sequence ATGATACAACAAGGCATCAAAAAAGGGTTTCAACTTTTGGCTATCAGTTTGCCGTGCTTGTTTTTAGGTCCCGTAGTTATTCACTCGGCTTTTACCAACAAAGCACATCCCCTATTTATCCCCGTACTGCTCATAGGCATTGCCATTGCCTGCTTCGGAGCTATTATCGGGTTTAAAGGCATTCGGAAAATTGTTGAGAGCTTGTAA
- a CDS encoding M56 family metallopeptidase: MFVQLLFLLLYEAFFKNEPYFRINRFFLLSGIALSLTLPFFPISLANDNITAAIRLEEFVAYANTTSENMVIASNTNAINWYEMIYGIGAVCFGLLFIIKIIRLNRLLNRSQRVVLNGTRIFLLEDLTQAFTFMNNIYVGKEQAEETCVIEHEKVHQNQWHSLDLLFLELMKIVFWFNPLLYFYQKRLVEAHEFEADRQTYPKFQNYYYQTLINQALGTKIDLLTSYWSVPKLIKRRLNMLQQKQKSTKGMSKYLLAIPTLAVSVLMLSAGNAPQNNLSENLPKNSVAEAQLTNNQVVNDTIPFMKVDKAPRFKECENVSESESFECFKKGLDAHIVRNFKYPKEAAEKDLQGRVNVLFSIGTDGKVSIKSMSGGEKVLQEEAKRLIETLPQLIPGQHQGKNAAVMFLYPINFKLAK, translated from the coding sequence ATGTTCGTACAGCTTTTGTTTTTATTGCTTTACGAAGCGTTTTTCAAAAACGAGCCTTATTTTAGGATAAATCGCTTTTTCCTGCTATCGGGAATTGCACTTTCATTAACATTGCCTTTTTTCCCGATTTCTTTGGCAAACGATAATATTACAGCGGCTATCCGTTTGGAAGAATTTGTCGCCTACGCCAATACAACTTCAGAAAATATGGTTATAGCCTCCAACACGAATGCTATCAATTGGTATGAAATGATTTACGGTATCGGGGCAGTATGCTTCGGATTGCTTTTCATCATAAAAATAATACGGTTGAACCGCCTATTGAACCGTTCACAACGGGTGGTTCTGAACGGAACTCGTATTTTCCTATTAGAGGATTTGACCCAAGCCTTTACATTTATGAATAACATTTATGTAGGCAAAGAACAAGCGGAAGAAACTTGTGTTATTGAACACGAAAAAGTGCATCAAAACCAGTGGCACTCGCTTGATTTGTTGTTTTTGGAACTGATGAAGATTGTTTTTTGGTTTAATCCGTTGTTGTATTTCTATCAGAAACGATTGGTAGAAGCACACGAATTTGAAGCCGATAGGCAAACCTACCCTAAGTTTCAAAACTATTATTATCAAACACTTATTAACCAAGCTTTGGGAACGAAGATTGATTTACTTACCAGTTATTGGTCTGTTCCCAAACTTATTAAACGAAGATTAAATATGTTACAACAAAAACAAAAATCGACAAAAGGAATGTCAAAATACTTATTGGCAATCCCTACATTGGCAGTTTCAGTGCTGATGCTTTCGGCAGGTAATGCTCCGCAAAACAATCTATCGGAAAACCTTCCAAAAAATTCAGTAGCTGAAGCTCAACTTACAAACAATCAAGTTGTGAATGACACTATTCCTTTTATGAAAGTGGATAAAGCACCTCGCTTTAAGGAGTGTGAGAATGTTTCTGAAAGTGAAAGTTTTGAATGCTTCAAAAAAGGATTAGATGCACACATAGTTCGCAATTTCAAATACCCGAAAGAGGCGGCTGAAAAAGATCTACAAGGTAGAGTAAACGTCCTTTTTAGTATTGGGACAGATGGAAAAGTTTCTATAAAATCAATGAGTGGTGGTGAAAAAGTGCTTCAAGAAGAAGCAAAGCGTCTTATAGAAACATTACCTCAGCTTATTCCTGGACAACACCAAGGTAAAAATGCTGCAGTAATGTTCCTTTATCCAATAAATTTTAAATTAGCGAAATAA
- a CDS encoding pepsin/retropepsin-like aspartic protease family protein, whose amino-acid sequence MISLKKEGILVRLLREVKIGNRTLHNLQALVVDNEEAPLLLGQSALEKFGSIEIDNKKDLIILKD is encoded by the coding sequence ATGATATCTTTAAAAAAAGAGGGTATTCTTGTCAGGCTCTTACGAGAGGTGAAGATAGGTAATCGAACTTTACATAATTTACAAGCTTTGGTTGTTGATAATGAAGAAGCTCCATTACTTTTGGGACAATCTGCATTAGAGAAGTTTGGTTCAATTGAAATTGATAATAAAAAAGACTTAATAATTTTGAAGGATTAA